The genomic segment AGGGCTATTTCACTAGCAGCATCCAAAATGCCTATACGAACTCAATTCATTATTTCCTaatgtaatagaaaaaaatctagaaagagCTCTTAGATATGAAACAAAACCGCATGTTTctttttttggacaaaaatatttctttttttttttttcttcgccCTTTGCATTCAAAGACCGgattaaaaaaatgattcaACCTCAGACCCATTTAAATGTAGCGGATAACAGCGGGGCTCGAGAATTGATGTGTATTCGAATCATAGGAGCTAGCAATCGTCGATATGCTCATATTGGTGACGTTATTGTTGCTGTGATCAAAGAAGCAGTACCAAATATGCCCCTAGAAAGATCAGAAATAGTTAGAGCTGTAATTGTGCGTACCTGTAAAGAACTCAAACGTGACAACGGGATGATAATACGATATGATGACAATGCTGCAGTTGTTATTGATCAAGAAGGAAATCCAAAAGGAACTCGAATTTTTGGTGCAATCGCCCGGGAATTGAGAGAATTAAATTTTACTAAAATAGTTTCATTAGCTCCCGAGGTATTATAAAATGAAATTGTGATCTGTTTCTAGTGGGGTATTTGAAAGAAATAGATTAATTAGTAGATTGTGTCTCACGCATATATCTTTAATAATTCATAtcatattcaaaaataaataagtaaaaaacaCGTTGATTATATCAAATTTGGAGACCCCAATAATTTTAGTTCATCATGGGTAGGGACACTATTGCTGAGATAATAACTTCTATACGAAATGCTGATATGGATCGAAAAAGGGTGGTTCGAATAGCATCTACTAATATTACCGAAAATATTGTTCAAATACTTTTACGAGAGGGTTTTATCGAAAACGTGAGAAAACATCGAGAAAACAACAACgattttttggttttaacccTGCGACATAGAAGGAATAAGAAAAGACCCTatagaaatattttaaatttaaaacgaATCAGTCGACCTGGTCTACGAATCTATTCTAATTATCAACGAATTCCGCGAATTTTAGGTGGAATGGGGATTGTAATTCTTTCTACTTCTCGAGGTATAATGACAGACCGAGAGGCTCGACTAGAAGGAATAGGTGGAgaaattttgtgttatatctGGTAATCCTTTATAATATCCAAATTGGATTCGAAACTTCCTATTTGTgaaatttgttaaaaataaaaaaggggggTTGTCTAATATCTTTCTCATTAGTTGATACCTCAAGGGAACTTTAAGAACCAAAATGGAGTCATGAAGCTTTAATTACTGAATCGCTTCCCAACGGTCTGTTCCGGGTTCGTTTAGATCTGATTCTAAATTCTGTTTCAGGAAGAATCCGACATAGTTTTATACGGATACTGCCAGGAGATAGAGTCAAAATTTAAGTAAGTCCTTATGATTCAACGAAAGGGCGTATAATTTCTCGACTCCACAACAAAGATTTGAAGGATTAGTTTTTCAACTTCACCATTCCTTTCGTGGGAATACAATTCGAGatgaaaaatttcaagaaacttattttcttccaagaAATAGATTCAGAATTAAGGTAAGGaatgagaaatatgaaaataagagCTTCCGTTCGTAAAATTTGTGAAAAATGTCGACTAATCCGTAGGCGGGGACGAATTATAGTAATTTGTTCCAACCCGAGACATAAACAAAGACAGGGATAATCAGACTTGCCAGAAGAGCCGATGTACAAATAAAGAATCTGTTTTGACATGAAATGGATATATCCATATATCTCTGACTCATATTTACGAGATGATAAAATATGGCAAAAGCTATACCGAAAATTAGTTCGCGTAGGAGTGGACGTATTGGTTCACGTAAGTGCACGTAGAATACCAAAGGGAGTTATTCATGTTCAAGCAAGTTTCAACAATACCATTGTGACCGTTACAGATGTACGGGGTCGGGTAATTTCTTGGTCCTCCGCGGGTACTTGTGGATTCAGGGGTACAAGAAGAGGAACACCTTTTGCTGCTCAAACCGCAGCAGGAAAATATGAGTATGCAACAGAGATATATCTGGATATATCCGCATTTGAACATGAATAACTCCCTTTGCGTCAAAACAGATTCTTTATCAGAGATATATATATCCATTTCATGTCAAAACATCGGCTCTTCTGGCAAGTCTGATTATCCCTGTCTTCTTTGTTTATGTCTCGGGTTGGAACAAATTACTATAATTCGTCCCGCCTACGGATTAGTCGACATTTTTCACAAATTTTACGAACGGAAgtccttattttcatatttctcattCCTTACCTTAATTCTGAATCTATTTCttggagaaaataagtttcttgaaatttttcatCTCGAATTGTATTCCCACGAAAGGAATGGTGAGTTGAAAAACTAATCCTTCAAATCTTTGTTGTGGAGTCGAGAAATTATACGCCCTTTCGTTGAATCATAAGGACTTACTTAAATTTTGACTCTATCTCCTGGCAGTATCCGTATAAAACTATGTCGGATTCTTCCTGAAACAGAATTTAGAATCAGATCTAAACGAACCCGGAACAGACCGTTGGAAGCGATTCAGTAATTAAAGCTTCCTCCTTGGTTCTAAAAAATCAGGTATCAACTAATGAAAGATATTAGACAAcccccctttttatttttaacaaatttcTACAAATAGGAAGTTTCGAATCCAATTT from the Lycium ferocissimum isolate CSIRO_LF1 unplaced genomic scaffold, AGI_CSIRO_Lferr_CH_V1 ctg25280, whole genome shotgun sequence genome contains:
- the LOC132043474 gene encoding large ribosomal subunit protein uL14c → MIQPQTHLNVADNSGARELMCIRIIGASNRRYAHIGDVIVAVIKEAVPNMPLERSEIVRAVIVRTCKELKRDNGMIIRYDDNAAVVIDQEGNPKGTRIFGAIARELRELNFTKIVSLAPE